The Salmo trutta chromosome 22, fSalTru1.1, whole genome shotgun sequence genome contains the following window.
TGAAGCTGACTCGGGTTCAGTCTGTGAAGCTGACTCGGTTCAGTCTGTGAAGCTGACTCGGGTTCAGTCTGTGAAGCTGACTCGGTTCAGTCTGTGAAGCTGACTCGGTTCAGTCTGTGAAGCTGACTCGGTTCAGTCTGTGAAGCTGACTCGGGTTCAGTCTGTGAAGCTGACTCGGTTCAGTCTGTGAAGCTGACTCGGTTCAGTCTGTGAAGCTGACTCGGTTCAGTCTGTGAAGCTGACTCGGTTCAGTCTGTGAAGCTGACTCGGTTCAGTCTGTGAAGCTGACTCGGTTCAGTCTGTGAAGCTGACTCGGTTCAGTCTGTGCAGCTGACTCGGGTTCAGTCTGTGAAGCTGACTCGGGTTCAGTCTGTGAAGCTGACTCGGTTCAGTCTGTGAAGCTGACTCGGTTCAGTCTGTGAAGCTGACTCGGTTCAGTCTGTGAAGCTGACTCGGTTCAGTCTGTGAAGCTGACTCGGTTCAGTCTGTGAAGCTGACTCGGGTTCAGTCTGTGAAGCTGACTCGGGTTCAGTCTGTGAAGCTGACTCGGTTCAGTCTGTGAAGCTGACTCGGGTTCAGTCTGTGAAGCTGACTCGGTTCAGTCTGTGAAGCTGACTCGGGTTCAGTCTGTGAAGCTGACTCGGTTCAGTCTGTGAAGCTGACTCGGGTTCAGTCTGTGAAGCTGACTCGGTTCAGTCTGTGAAGCTGACTCGGTTCAGTCTGTGAAGCTGACTCGGTTCAGTCTGTGAAGCTGACTCGGTTCAGTCTGTGAAGCTGACTCGGTTCAGTCTGTGAAGCTGACTCGGGTTCAGTCTGTGAAGCTGACTCGGTTCAGTCTGTGAAGCTGACTCGGTTCAGTCTGTGAAGCTGACTCGGTTCAGTCTGTGAAGCTGACTCCGTTCAGTCTGTGAAGCTGACTCGGTTCAGTCTGTGAAGCTGACTCGGTTCAGTCTGTGAAGCTGACTCGTTTAGTCTGTGAAGCTGACTCGGGTTCAGTCTGTGAAGCTGACTCAGTTCAGTCTGTGAAGCTGACTCGGTTCAGTCTGTGAAGCTGACTCGGTTCAGTCTGTGAAGCTGACTCGGTTCAGTCTGTGAAGCTGACTCGGTTCAGTCTGTGAAGCTGACTCGGTTAGTCTGTGAAGCTGACTCGGTTCAGTCTGACTTCCgcgattgaatagagcccttagacATAGTTTTATAAAGTGCCAAGACAATTCCATTGTACTTATAAAACCATTTACAATGTTATAGTCAAACTATGTATATCGGCCCTGGTTTGTTGTAATTGTAGATAGTAGGGAACATTGTAGACAGGGATAGCATCATTGACATATACATTAaacattttactcatttagcagacccccccccccccccccccccccatgggaatGGAATGCAAGTGTTGcagtctaccaactgagccacacgggaccagggCCAATATTGACCTTCATACAATGTTTGTtaatagagctcgccagcttggaAATGatttacctctggttcgttcagacattcctatggggaaagaatagggttttggaaTAAATGCAGAAAACAAGGTCGGAGGTTAAAACAGGCTTAGGAGTTCTGTTCTATAAGATAAtagcagtcagttaacatgacctttatgaatgatTACACTTTATGGGATTTTTGTTAATTACAtaaattcaacaacaaaatattGCCGTTAGCTGATAAAGATAATCTCATAGAACAAACCGTGTCAGATCTCCtcagcctgtgtttaccacagaccttattttctgcCTTTATCCAAAAATCCCTGAAAAAAAAACGCCATTCATTTTCTCCATAGTCTTTGTCCAACGAACCGTGACTGAGTTAGTGCCAACATAAAGAACACATTACTATTTAACTCTATTTCTATCAGGTGTTTGGCCAAGGGAAGTGGAGAGGTGGCCTTCATCAAGCACACCACCGTCTTCCAAAACACTgatggtaagtgtgtgtgtgtgtgtgtgtgtgtgtgtgtgtgtgtgtgtgttgcatacCATCTCCGGTCAGGAATCCAACCATTGTTATCATTGCACCATAACCCAACTACCGGAACCATAAACCCATAACCCCACTAGCAGAACCATAAACCCATAACCCTACTACCAGAACCATAAACCTGTTCAGAGGATGTGGAAATGTTTTCCAGTCATTAACAACTTGCTGACACGTTACTCTTGACTCCATCTTTGACTCCATAACTTCATATCAATGTTTGTGAATTAGGAGAGTTATCTATGTATCTCTGTGGTGAGTTATCtgtctctatgtatctctgtgGTAAGTTATCTATCTCCATGTATCTCTGTGGTAAGTTATCTGTCTCCATGTATCTCTGTGGTAAGTTATCTGTCTCGATGTATCTCTGTGGTAAGTTATCTATCTCCATGTATCTCTGTGGTAAGTTATCTGTCTCCATGTATCTCTGTGGTAAGTTATCtgtctctatgtatctctgtgGTAAGTTATCTATCTCCATGTATCTCTGTGGTAAGTTATCTATCTCCATGTATCTCTGTGGTAAGTTATCTGTCTCCATGTATCTCTGTGGTAAGTTATCTGTCTCGATGTATCTCTGTGGTAAGTTATCTGTCTCCATGTATCTCTGTGGTAAGTTATCtgtctctatgtatctctgtgGTAAGTTATCTATCTCCATGTATCTCTGTGGTAAGTTATCTGTCTCCATGTATCTCTGTGGTAAGTTATCTGTCTCGATGTATCTCTGTGGTAAGTTATCTGTCTCCATGTATCTCTGTGGTAAGTTATCTGTCTCCATGTATCTCTGTGGTAAGTTATCTATCTCCATGTATCTCTGTGGTAAGTTATCTGTCTCCATGTATCTCTGTGGTAAGTTATCTATCTCCATGTATCTCTGTGGTAAGTTATCTATCTCCATGTATCTCTGTGGTAAGTTATCTGTCTCCATGTATCTCTGTGGTAAGTTATCTGTCTCCATGTATCTCTGTGGTAAGTTATCTGTCTCCATGTATCTCTGTGGTAAGTTATCTATCTCCATGTATCTCTGTGGTAAGTTATCTGTCTCCATGTATCTCTGTGGTAAGTTATCTATCTCCATGTATCTCTGTGGTAAGTTATCTGTCTCCATGTATCTCTGTGGTAAGTTATCTGTCTCCATGTATCTCTGTGGTAAGTTATCTATCTCCATGTATCTCTGTGGTAAGTTATCTGTCTccatgtatctctgtgtgtatatatctctgtCCTCTAGGTAATTCAGGTGAGCCGTGGGCCATTGACCTGCAGTCTAAGGATTTCCAGCTGCTGTGTCCCCATGGCTCCAGGGCAGAGGTCACCCAGTACGCCCACTGTAACCTGGCCCGCGTCCCCTCCCACGCCGTTATGGTACGGCCCGACACCAACATCTACGCCCTCTATGGCCTGCTGGACAAAGCACAGGTACGACTGACCGGGCCATTGGTTCGTTgagtgattgattggttgattgagtgattAGTTGAATTATtgtgtgattggttgattgattgattggttgtttTATTGAGTGATTGGATTGATTGGTTGAGTGATTGATTTGTTGATTGGTTGAGTGATTGATTTGTTGATTGGTTGAGTGATTGGTTGATTTATTAGTTGATTGAGTGATTGATTTGTtgattgagtgattgattgagtgattggttgattgatttgttgagtgagtgagtgagtgagtgattgatTGAGTGATTGGTAGATTGAGTGAGTAATtggttgatttattgattgattgtatGCATGTGGCATAACATAATATAAATAAATGGCCTTTCTACACACACCTTAAAACAGGGTGATAAAACCAAGTGGTAGCTGATACACTTGTGtcctcttcatctccctccagGAGTACTACAGTAGTGACACAGGTTCAGAATTCAAGATGTTTGACTCTTCTAAGTACCAGGGCTCTGACCTCATCTTCAAAGACTCCACTGTCAGCATGATCGGAGTGGCCGAGAGGAAGACCTATGACAAGTGGCTGGGACAGGGCTACATGGACTCACTTACCAACATGGAGTGCAACTCCTCTGCTAAAGGTACAgtacacaaactcacacacacactttgatctCATTTTAATGACGGTAATGCTTTAGGAACAGTAGCTTTCCTATGTGCTGGTGTACTGAAGTATGTTTGTTTGGTCTGCAGCACTGTCTTCCCTGCTCCTGGTGGCTCTGATGAGCTCCATCTTCCTCTGGGTGTAAGAAGAAATGTCCTAACCCAAACCCGCCTCCTGTCCAAGtcccagccctaaccctaatccaACCCCTGTCCATGTTCCAACCCTAatccaaccctaacccctgtccatgttccagccctaaccctaatccaACCCCTGTCCATGTTccagccctaaccctaatccaaccctaacccctgtccatgttccagccctaaccctaatccaACCCCTGTCCATGTTCCAGCCCTAACCCTATAatccaaccctaacccctgtccatgttccagccctaaccctaatccaaccctaacccctgtccatgttccagccctaaccctaatccaaccctaacccctgtccatgttccagccctaaccctaatccaACCCCTGTCCATGTTccagccctaaccctaatccaaccctaacccctgtccatgttccagccctaaccctaatccaaccctaacccctgtccatgttccagccctaaccctaatccaACCCCTGTCCATGTTccagccctaaccctaatccaaccctaacccctgtccatgttccagccctaaccctaatccaaccctaacccctatcccAGCCTGAACCCGTCTAAAACCCTAACCAAATTCCCAGTAGCAACACAAAACCTCTGTTTTTGTCCGACCACAAATATTCCAGCCCCATTCCTTACACCAACCCCAGTAACCTACTCCCTCTGTAGGGAATCTCTCCTCTTCTGCCAAAGCAACCGGCAATAACACTACACATTACCACCCAGCGAACCGCAGCAGCATTTCCTGTCATGTTGGAATCTTTAGAAGACGATGTCCGTATCCCTTCCTGTAACTGATTCATAGCTTATGATTGTACTTTAGATTCATAGCTTATGATTGTACTTTAGATTCAAAGCTTGTGATTGTACTATATACTGCTGTATATGTTGATGCTAGGATTTGTGAGGAAGGATAACATGTTGAAAATAATATTTGACTTGGGTCTAAATTATGGTCACTGTTGTTGAGTCAGTGAGTCAAAGTGCTTATTGAGTCAGTGAGTCAAAGTGCTTATTGAGTCAGTGAGTCAAAGTGCTTGTTGAGTCAGTGAGTCAAAGTGCTTAGAGTCAGTGATTCAAAGTGCTTATTGAGTCAGAGTCAAAGTGCTTATTGAGTCAGTGAGTCAAAGTGCTTATTGAGTCAGTGAGTCAAAGTGCTTATTGAGTCAGTGAGTCAAAGTGCTTATTGAGTCAGTGAGTCAAAGTGCTTATTGAGTCAGTCTCTCAATGGGGAAAAGATCCAGTTTTCTTTGGTTGAGCTATAGAGGATGAAGTCATTCCCAACCAGAGATGACGAAGGATTGCTATTATGCTTACTGACGGTAACTGCCATATCAGTGTATATGTTTTTACTCGTTACATACTTTACTATGCAGTGTTTGTCTGTTCGCAAGGTGTGTGTTGCTTACACGGACTATTGTGAGTACTACTTATGGGCACAAGCCATATCTGGGAATATGGCGTGTTTTGCACATTCTGCCTTTACTGTATAAGCTAATGCCATATCAGTGAATATGCACTGCTTGAACTACAGGATGTGTGTTGGGAAATGTTTTGAAAAGAGTCAAAGGGGTGGGGGGGTTTATTCATATGTTCTCCCCAAATTCTGGAAAGACAAACATTTAAGCCAAAACAACTTGTTCACTATCTGTATTTAGGGGCTCGATTCAATTCGTATCGTGGGAAGTTCAGCATTACAGCATGAATAGAGGCCTAGAAGTTTCCATTTGCTTGGCTGGTAATCAAATTCTACGATAAGAATGATGTGAATTATAGCCTACTGATAAATATTATGGATTGGAACCTGCTTGTACCTGATATGCACTTGTATCGGTCAAAACTTTCATTATTTTTTGGAGAGAACATTGAACAAGCCATCCTTGTTTTTGCTTTTGAAACTTAGGTGTACTTTGAGTTTAAAGTAATGTGGAATTTTGAAAATTACAGAGTCAGGTTTAAATTCTTATATTACATTTCAATGTTGTACACATGAGCTAAAATCCATCATCTATAACAATAGTGATTATAAGGAATGGAACTCTACCCGACTCTGATCAAGTGCTTCTTGATTCCTGCATTGCTACTGTGACAGCGCAGAGTATTCCTTTTATTTTTGCTGCTCTCGTGCAATTGTGTGTTCCTGTCCAGAATATCAGCTTGATTTTTATGTTTATTTCAATGAGAGATAAGTTTATATGATGCTCAGGTGCCATATCAGTGTATATGTACAGAGTACTGACTCATTTCTGTCAGAAACAAACGCTTGCCTTCAAAGTCGTAGCAATTTCTTCGATGAAATGATAAACATGTAACTAATATTTAGTTGCCAGGCCAGTGCGTCTGCGTAAGTATTGCTACAAACTGCTTCTTTAAGAATTCTATGCTGTTCTTATTAAAAATCTGCATATGGAAGCTGGTGGTCCATCGTGAATCATTTTACTGTTGTAGTAGGTTGTGAATGAGAACCTGGACATTGTGTCAGTCAGCCCATCTACAGAGTCAAAGACTGTGCAATACATTATTGGTGGACGTGACAATCTCCACGTTGATTGTTAAAAGTTACAATGAAATAAATATACTCGCACACAATTATGGACTGAAGTCCTTACGTTCTTTGCTGTAACTGCAGTTTGAATGGAAGTTCTTGGAAGAGTTTGTGAGGTTCAGGGACTTATGGCTCTGATCACTCAAGGTTCAGAACTAAGGATAGTTATTATAGCCTCTTTATGGGCCAACCTGACTAAGTGAAACAGTGAACTTTAAACATGCAAGTTGAGTTGAGGTTCGTCTACACACAGTAATCAACACAATGCTACTCTTAGCCATAGCAGACTCACAAAAAGGTAAATACTTTTTCCCAATTACTTCTGTACTAGGTAGTAGCTAGCCTAGCCCTAACTGTCTGCTACCCACAATACCAGTGTTGTTAAGACACTTATTTCAAAGATAAAGCATACTGCCTAACTTGTCAGTCAGCTTCCTCCTCAGGTGTAAAACACATGCTGGTGTCGGTCACTAAGTGCTCTATTCAATCCATAtcactgaagcgttacagatttcgcgacagaaatgtaaaggtaatttccgattgagcccgACATGCAGTTTACCGTGAAAGCCAACATTTAGTGCAGAATTTTCCACAATACGGATTGATTGAATAGAGGCCTAAACCTGATGTGTTGTCTAGTCATTTTTCATCTGAATTATcttttattggtcaaatacatCACATTTCAATTAAAAACACACTAAGATTTGACCAATAGGTGAGGACAATCCAAACCTTCAGACACCTCAAGTCATAATATGTCACGGGAACTGACGTGGGGCTGCATTACAGCAAACATACTATATGGTGGTATTCTGCAAGTCAAATCAGGTAGACAATTCCATATCTACAAACACAAACTCCTGAATAAAGACTACTGTGTAGATTGCAACGAATCTCTGTCATGCAGAGATTGTTACAGTAGGCTAATCCATCACAAACCCAGACCTGTTAcagtagtcttccctgtggctcagttggtggagcatggtgtttgcaacaccagggttgtgggttcgattcccacggggggccagtacaaaaaagaaaaaagcatggtatgaaatgtatgcattcactactgtaagttgctctggataagagcgtctcctaaatgactaaaatgtaaactaaCCCATCACAGACCCAGACCTGTTACAGTAGGCTAATCCACCACAAACCCAGACCTGTTACAGTAGGCTAATACATCACAGACCCAGACCTGTTACAGTAGACTAATCCATCGCAAACCCAGACCTGTTACAGTAGACTAATCCATCGCAAACCCAGACCTGTTACAGTAGGCTAATCCACCACAAACCCAGACCTGTTACAGTAGACTAATCCATCACAAACCCAGACATGttgccttgttttgtatcacattccaaatATAAAACTGGGGGGAACAAAAATgccatttcagaatgtggggggggggggggggatatgccCCCCCatcagtgaaagttgcacccctgattCATTACATGCTGACATCTCCCTGATGGGAAATTCATCTTGAGTATGTTTTGAGGTTTACCAGTAGCTTAGTGTTTGTTCCTTTCGATATATTAAAAGATTGTCTCAGTGATGTAACAGGAGTCGGCCTAGACAGTTGTGGGACGGGTCATGTTGTCGGTCACGTTATCAACAATTCACATGATTGTTTGTCTGTCATACAGACATAGGCTGTGGGAGTTCAATCACAGGAATTTTATTTCACATTCATTTCTTCATTTCTTTATTTGTCCCTGAGCGTCTCTGAAGCCATCTTTCACCTCCTTGACAAAAGTCTCCCTCACTCTTCTGAACCGGGTCCCGATGTCACCAACGTCTCGGGGAATCCGGTCGTTGGCCTCTTGCCGAAGCTGGCGTAGTGTGTCTGACTTCAGAACGGTCGCTGTTGCGCTTCTCCCTGCGATCTGCGCTTTGATGATCGCAAAAGCTGCGATCTGTGCCGCACGTCTGATAGGACGAGACTCCGCTAGTTTCTCAATGACTCGTGGATTGTTCAGGAAAGAGAACAACATACGAATGATGGCCATCTCGTACAGTAAAATAAATTGTCTTGTTACCTGTAAAACAAACGACAGACAGTTGATGTTATGTCACTGCCCAGAGTtagctaaccagctagccagctgagcTAGCTACTCGTGGTAGTTAGCTGCCTTCCGAAAAATACGTTAGTTCATGAGAAAACATCAATACTCTTTTTTATTATAACATGCTGTAAGGAGTCACTGGTAAAGTTAAGATTAATATCGAAGATTTTCTCACATACTTGGTTGTTCATTCAGATGACCGCTACTTTGAGACGGGGGGTTACATCAGACACACCTTGTTCTGCCAGCAGCATAAAAGATGACGTCAATTTTGTATGGTAATAAAGAatccttcaaaataaaagcctgCATTGTAAAACATTGCAATGTGGATAACTAATTCAAAAGATATTACATTTTAATCAATGTCCATTTTTTTATTGTGCTAATAAGTAAATACAAGAACGAATTTATAGAAACATTTACAAATCTGCTTCTTAAGACCACTATCGATGTATTATGCACGAAATGGCAGTGGACACgcttttatgtgcaaatattgatataataaccatcatatcgaaacCTGGAGTCACGCAATGACaggctgtgtggtcctcccactacaactccaTAAAGCATGtcgtttattagactacagaggAAATAAACTataatgaacttcacagggtattgaaagtgcaaggtgatgagcttgacgcttccttccaataaatatcgagggtcttattctggtgacatgatcatcaatgcttggctgccgttcGACAAATTAAAATAACCTccctcttttgtccataataatctcatcatgtcagCTATACCCgtactgtatctgcgagctgttgggtAGAGCGCACCTGCCTATACCAGAGTGGGGACATTCGCTATAAAACGCCACATTGTTTTGTGACAAAATCATCAGTAGatttgaaaatgcgatggaaacccatttaacttttcATTGTTATTTGGTATTTGGGAATTTTACCACAAAAGTAATTTTAATGTGCCGTATGTTCATCACGCACAGACTTCTATCCACAACAagaacatttgaacattttatttatgcatattttagaatattcgcatgaaaatctgttgccaattggaatGGAAAACTAGCAATAGAATGGAAATATcgttacaacccccccccccccccaggaaaaTCACATTAACTacactgcccctttaaaaaaaaaaaacactaaaactTTAAACAGGCTGCTTCACATACTTAATTGCCTGCTGATGGGTCTTCCCATTGATTAAAACTGATTTGGTAGATTTATGCCACCAGAACACACCTGACCCAATGGACAATTTACCAACAGTTGTCTGGACTTCACAGAAACATGAACATTCATACAGTTGCATTGTATTTTCTACAAACCGATTTGATAGCAATATTGAATTGAAAAAAAAATGCAACTGATATCGATATAGATTTTCCATTTCGGTGCCCATAACTCATTTAATGGATTTATTCTATAAGTGATTGAAATGACTGAATTGTATCATAGTGTGTTAGACCATGAATTTATTACTGACACATTTAATGAAATTGGTGATTGAAATTAATTAATGTATCGTAGTGtgttagaccagtggttcccaacattTTTCAGTCGCTGTGCCAATTTTGCTCTGcctggagtacccctgaagtaccccctcatatatgcattttaccagtaggcctatggtctcattTTCTTCTCAAGTACAGCCTAAGGATAGGCCAAGGACCCCGAGGGGTccaagtacccctggttgggaaccccTGTGTTGGACCATGAATTAACTGACACATTTGATGAAATTTCAGACCCATGTTTCACAACACAGGTACTGTACTTTTTATATATAGGCCAAAATGTATTTGGGGTTTCAAATACAGTGTATTGCATTGTGGCCAATGTAATGGGTTGAGTAGAAAGTGTTTCTGGGTATACAGACCTCAGTTCCCCATGAAATAACATCATATATAGATTCTACAGATCCTAGTGAGTAATTATAACCCTACTTTTACTTTGGCACCTAGAATAGTTTTCTCTCTGTAAGACAATATGTATTTCATGTAGTGTACTGCATTGAGGACATTTATTTTACCTTGGAACTTGTTTAATGCAAATGTCAGttaaatatgaacaaatatgaATCATTGTTAACGTTTAAAGAATAATTTTTCATATATGAATAAATAAAGAATAATTACACTTTTTTTACTATTAtgtgggggacttttattttgaatatTTCTAAATTCCGTGAACCGGAAGTACTTTTTTGTGTTGTTGACGAGACGTTGATGTAAGGAACAcatttctccgttcatctttggaGCGTCACAATGTCTATTAAATTGAATGCGCTATTCAGCGACTCCTACGTTGATGTAAGCCAATACAGAGACCAACATTTTAAGGTAAGGAATGATTTAAATCAATCGGGAACCAACCAGTAGAATAGTtttgctagctaactttagctatcTGTTGCGCTAGCAAGCTACCGGTAGCTTGCAACGTGCTGTCTTTTCTTTCAGACATACGTTGTTAATCACTTACCTGTGGCTTTCAAAACATGAATATGGTATTTCAGGATGTTTCCCTCCTAGGAATGGGTCAAAAAGTGTTTTCAAAGAGACCAACCTGTAATTAGCAACAGTTCAAAGAGCAAATCAAACTGACCTCTAATCAGACTGTTCTCAGAGTCAAGACATAACATAAtatatgtaaatccgagacattGAAATTAGtatatgtttggtatggttacatgagATGGAATCTTATTTAAAACGTATATTATACTGCAAACGTTTACCCATATcagtaaataaaggtgaaataaataaaaatcagtgTGAATTAGTGGTGAATAATACTaacagctaacgttagttagtgtAATTGGCCTCCTGGCTGTGCAGCTACTAGACTCTTCTAAAGATgttcccctctccatcctccaggGAAATCGATATGAGCAAGAGAAACTGCTGAAACAGGCTAACACGCTCTACGTGGGTAACCTGTCCTTTTACACCACAGAGGAACAAGTGTACGAGCTCTTCTCCAAGAGTGGGGATGTGAAAAGAATAATCATCGGCCTGGATAAGGTGAAGAAGACGGCGTGCGGCTTCTGCTTCGTCGAGtatccttttaaaaaaaaaacttgtggatgttgtgttttggttcaacattttttatttctgGACCCAGATTAAAActagtcctagactaaaaaggactcagattaagcctagtcctaatcattcaaatgtattgataaagccctttttacatcagccgatgtagTCCTACACTAAAGCACAGTCGGTGGAGATTGACAATCGTAAAACCAATAGTAGGCTTA
Protein-coding sequences here:
- the ncbp2 gene encoding nuclear cap-binding protein subunit 2 — protein: MSIKLNALFSDSYVDVSQYRDQHFKGNRYEQEKLLKQANTLYVGNLSFYTTEEQVYELFSKSGDVKRIIIGLDKVKKTACGFCFVEYYTRTDAENAMRFVNGTRLDDRIIRTDWDAGFKEGRQYGRGKSGGQVRDEYRQDYDPARGGYGKVVSRP